One window of Salegentibacter sp. Hel_I_6 genomic DNA carries:
- a CDS encoding glycosyltransferase: protein MSKIKILHIIKSLGRGGAEMLLPETLKLHDKNKFEFHYIYFLPWKDQMVEAIENAGGKVNCFEAKDNIRLLLQYKKIVDYCEKLHIDLIHCHLPWAGFVGRLVHKKTGIPVVYTEHNMQERYHIATKTINKISFNSQSLALGVSEDVTNSILKNIAPKISVKTLLNGVNTESFMRSGNSQIKEDLGVSENAIVIGNVAVFRFQKRLLEWLQLIKKLRSKNSNIYGIIVGAGPLEDEIKEEWRRLGLEDTVFFPGLKTDVKPYFEAMDIFMMSSLFEGLPIALLEAMSMECAVVSTDAGGIKEVIRNKEDGLIVPVDEWQELSGKVQSLIDEPAELSRHKLAARKRVIEAFSLKRMVGELEEIYSSYSN from the coding sequence ATGTCAAAAATTAAAATACTTCATATTATAAAATCCCTTGGTAGAGGTGGGGCTGAGATGCTTTTACCTGAAACACTTAAATTGCACGACAAGAATAAATTTGAATTTCATTATATCTATTTTCTTCCCTGGAAGGACCAGATGGTGGAAGCAATTGAAAATGCAGGCGGAAAGGTAAACTGCTTTGAAGCTAAGGATAATATCCGTTTGTTGCTTCAATATAAGAAGATAGTTGACTATTGTGAAAAATTGCACATTGATCTAATTCATTGTCACTTGCCCTGGGCCGGTTTTGTAGGAAGATTGGTTCATAAAAAAACGGGAATTCCTGTGGTCTATACCGAGCATAATATGCAGGAGCGTTATCATATCGCCACCAAAACGATTAATAAAATCAGTTTTAATTCTCAGTCTTTAGCTCTTGGAGTTTCTGAAGATGTAACCAATTCTATTCTAAAAAATATAGCTCCAAAAATATCTGTGAAAACCTTGTTGAACGGTGTAAATACAGAGTCATTTATGAGATCAGGAAATTCTCAAATAAAAGAAGATTTGGGGGTGTCAGAGAATGCAATAGTAATTGGAAATGTGGCAGTGTTTAGATTTCAAAAGCGTTTACTAGAATGGTTACAACTTATAAAGAAACTCCGTTCCAAAAATTCTAATATTTATGGAATAATTGTTGGAGCAGGGCCCCTGGAGGATGAAATTAAAGAGGAATGGAGACGTCTGGGCTTAGAGGATACAGTTTTCTTTCCAGGCTTGAAAACCGACGTAAAACCTTATTTCGAAGCCATGGATATTTTTATGATGAGTTCCTTATTTGAAGGCTTGCCCATTGCACTTCTGGAGGCCATGAGTATGGAGTGTGCTGTGGTATCGACAGATGCAGGTGGTATAAAAGAAGTTATAAGAAATAAGGAAGATGGATTGATTGTTCCAGTCGATGAGTGGCAGGAGCTTTCAGGTAAAGTTCAAAGCCTGATAGATGAACCGGCGGAATTAAGCAGGCATAAATTAGCAGCCAGAAAAAGAGTAATTGAAGCGTTTAGCCTAAAGAGGATGGTTGGGGAGCTGGAAGAAATTTATAGCTCGTATTCGAATTAA
- a CDS encoding GNAT family N-acetyltransferase: protein MQIREADHSDIPGILRTLKASLGETSSEKTEEVWRYKHIANPFGESLVLVAEEENEIIGVRAFMRWKWQKGEQVYSAFRAVDTATHPNHQGKGIFKKLTLRALEIGKERGDHFVFNTPNSRSKPGYLKMGWEEVDKLKIQLRPLNLLQLKKKEFDYETIGNEDAIEELLSSYFNKLKAADRLFTPKYMAYLKWRYLNNPLQDYIVIFAKEYFIAGYVKEHKKFNEFRVSEAIISKSGKKTAKSAILKMAKESGAKVLSISPDAGFYFKSGITGNVGPVLTYKPINLDQPDFLTLKTWAYSLGDLELF from the coding sequence ATGCAAATAAGGGAAGCTGATCATTCTGATATTCCGGGGATTTTAAGGACACTAAAAGCCAGTTTGGGGGAAACCTCTTCTGAAAAAACAGAAGAGGTTTGGAGGTATAAGCATATAGCTAATCCCTTTGGGGAGTCTTTGGTGCTGGTGGCGGAAGAGGAGAATGAAATTATTGGAGTACGGGCTTTTATGCGATGGAAATGGCAAAAGGGGGAGCAGGTTTACTCAGCCTTTAGGGCTGTGGATACCGCGACGCATCCTAATCACCAGGGTAAAGGAATTTTTAAGAAACTTACTTTAAGGGCGCTTGAAATAGGAAAAGAAAGAGGAGACCACTTTGTTTTTAATACCCCCAATTCCCGGAGTAAACCGGGCTATCTCAAAATGGGATGGGAAGAAGTGGATAAGCTAAAAATACAGTTGCGTCCCCTGAATCTATTACAGCTTAAAAAGAAAGAATTCGATTACGAAACTATAGGTAATGAAGATGCTATTGAAGAGCTTTTAAGTTCTTATTTCAATAAATTAAAAGCCGCTGACCGACTTTTTACCCCAAAATATATGGCTTATTTAAAATGGCGTTACCTGAATAATCCACTACAGGATTATATAGTGATTTTTGCAAAAGAATATTTTATTGCCGGTTACGTTAAAGAACATAAAAAATTTAATGAGTTTAGGGTTTCGGAAGCTATTATTTCTAAGTCCGGAAAAAAAACTGCTAAATCAGCAATATTGAAAATGGCAAAAGAATCGGGAGCAAAAGTTTTAAGTATATCTCCGGATGCCGGATTTTATTTTAAAAGTGGTATTACCGGGAATGTTGGACCGGTTCTTACTTATAAGCCTATTAACCTTGATCAGCCTGACTTTTTAACTCTGAAAACCTGGGCTTATAGTTTAGGTGATCTTGAATTATTTTAG